A genomic stretch from Oleomonas cavernae includes:
- the rimM gene encoding ribosome maturation factor RimM (Essential for efficient processing of 16S rRNA), whose product MVRASTSQQTTGTTAPAVVEGPDYVCIGAIAAAHGIRGEVKVKSFTAEPVDVGAYGPVTTDRGQVLTLKVLREQGKAVIARIDGVGDRNAAEALRGLKLFVARAALPAPVGEDEFYHADLLGLAVEDEAGDKLGRVLSIQDFGAGDMIEVALAAGGSAFLAFTRQAVPVVDVKNGRVIVAPPEGWLDQGEADVPREGQP is encoded by the coding sequence ATGGTTCGCGCAAGCACCAGCCAGCAGACGACCGGCACCACGGCACCCGCCGTGGTCGAAGGGCCGGACTATGTCTGCATCGGTGCGATCGCGGCCGCCCATGGCATCAGGGGCGAGGTGAAGGTGAAATCCTTCACCGCCGAGCCGGTGGACGTCGGGGCCTATGGCCCGGTGACCACTGATCGCGGCCAGGTCCTGACGCTGAAGGTCTTGCGCGAGCAGGGCAAGGCGGTGATCGCCCGGATCGACGGGGTCGGCGATCGCAATGCGGCGGAAGCCCTGCGCGGCCTGAAACTCTTCGTGGCACGCGCGGCCCTGCCGGCGCCGGTGGGCGAGGATGAATTCTATCACGCCGACCTGCTGGGCCTGGCCGTCGAGGACGAGGCGGGTGACAAGCTCGGCCGTGTCCTGTCGATCCAGGACTTCGGCGCGGGCGACATGATCGAGGTTGCCCTGGCGGCCGGCGGTTCCGCCTTCCTGGCCTTCACCCGGCAGGCCGTGCCGGTGGTCGACGTGAAGAACGGCCGCGTGATCGTCGCCCCGCCGGAAGGCTGGCTCGACCAGGGCGAGGCCGACGTGCCGAGGGAGGGCCAGCCATGA
- the ffh gene encoding signal recognition particle protein has protein sequence MFESLSDRLSDVFGRLTKKGALTDSDVSEALREVRLALLEADVSLPVVKEFVASVKEKAIGQDVVRSVTPGQMVIKIVHDHLVEMLGGAQDTEIDLNAPAPVPIMMVGLQGSGKTTTTAKIALRLTNRDKKKVLMASLDTRRPAAQEQLKVLGEQAGVATLPIIAGQNPVDIAKRAMTAARLQGYDVVLLDSAGRLHIDEALMAEIEAVKRETNPHEIMLVADSLTGQDAVTTAKQFHDRLGLTSIALTRIDGDGRGGAALSMRSVTGVPIKLMGVGEKLEALETFHADRIAGRILGMGDIVSLVEKASETIDQREAEKMAAKLAKGQFDLDDLAGQLKQMRKMGGMQGMLAMLPGIAKVKDQMAKANIDDKAIKRQEAIISSMTPKERKNPHIIQAKRKVRIAKGSGTSVQDVNKLLKQHQQMADMMKRMAKLGKKGMMRGGLGALFGGGGGMPPGGFGGPGGTGGFGGLGQ, from the coding sequence ATGTTCGAAAGCCTTTCCGACCGTCTTTCAGACGTATTCGGGCGCCTGACGAAAAAGGGCGCGCTGACCGATTCCGACGTTTCGGAAGCGCTGCGCGAGGTCCGCCTTGCCCTGCTCGAGGCCGATGTTTCCCTGCCCGTGGTCAAGGAATTCGTCGCCTCGGTGAAGGAAAAGGCGATCGGCCAGGACGTGGTCCGCTCGGTCACGCCGGGTCAGATGGTCATCAAGATCGTCCATGACCACCTGGTCGAGATGCTGGGCGGGGCCCAGGATACCGAGATCGACCTGAACGCGCCCGCCCCCGTGCCGATCATGATGGTCGGCCTGCAGGGCTCGGGCAAGACCACCACCACGGCCAAGATCGCCCTGCGCCTGACCAACCGGGACAAGAAGAAAGTCCTGATGGCCTCGCTCGACACCCGCCGGCCGGCGGCGCAGGAGCAGTTGAAGGTTCTGGGCGAGCAGGCCGGCGTGGCCACCCTGCCGATCATTGCCGGGCAGAACCCGGTCGACATCGCCAAGCGGGCGATGACCGCGGCCCGCCTCCAGGGCTATGACGTCGTCCTGCTGGACAGCGCCGGCCGCCTGCACATCGACGAGGCCCTGATGGCCGAAATCGAGGCGGTGAAGCGCGAGACCAACCCGCACGAGATCATGCTGGTGGCCGACAGCCTGACCGGCCAGGACGCGGTCACCACCGCCAAGCAGTTCCATGATCGCTTGGGCCTGACCTCGATCGCGCTGACTCGTATCGACGGCGACGGCCGCGGCGGTGCGGCCCTGTCCATGCGCTCGGTCACCGGCGTGCCGATCAAGCTGATGGGCGTGGGCGAGAAGCTCGAGGCGCTCGAGACCTTCCACGCCGACCGCATCGCCGGCCGTATCTTAGGCATGGGCGACATCGTCTCCCTGGTCGAGAAGGCCAGCGAGACGATCGACCAGCGCGAAGCCGAGAAGATGGCGGCGAAGCTGGCCAAGGGCCAGTTCGACCTGGACGACCTGGCGGGCCAGCTCAAGCAGATGCGCAAGATGGGCGGCATGCAGGGCATGCTGGCCATGCTGCCGGGCATCGCCAAGGTCAAGGACCAGATGGCCAAGGCCAATATCGACGACAAGGCGATCAAGCGCCAGGAGGCGATCATCTCCTCGATGACGCCCAAGGAGCGCAAGAACCCCCACATCATCCAGGCCAAGCGCAAGGTGCGCATCGCCAAGGGTTCCGGCACCTCGGTGCAGGATGTGAACAAGCTGCTGAAGCAGCACCAGCAGATGGCCGACATGATGAAGCGCATGGCCAAGCTGGGGAAGAAGGGAATGATGCGCGGCGGTTTGGGCGCGCTCTTCGGCGGTGGCGGCGGCATGCCCCCCGGCGGGTTCGGCGGCCCTGGCGGCACCGGCGGTTTTGGCGGCTTAGGCCAATAG
- a CDS encoding type II toxin-antitoxin system RelE/ParE family toxin produces MHKLAGNRKGQWAMTVNGPWRLCFRFEDGDAWDVEIVDYH; encoded by the coding sequence CTGCATAAGCTCGCCGGAAACCGAAAAGGGCAGTGGGCAATGACCGTGAACGGCCCCTGGAGGCTCTGCTTCAGGTTTGAAGACGGCGACGCCTGGGATGTCGAGATCGTGGACTATCATTGA
- a CDS encoding HigA family addiction module antitoxin yields the protein MLPIHPGRVLKRELAARDLSANRLALALHVPSGRVTDILNGKRGISPETALRLGRFFGNSPRFWLNLQTAYELAMAEREIGERVAAEVQQAPAAA from the coding sequence ATGCTGCCCATCCACCCCGGTCGGGTCTTGAAGCGTGAGCTTGCCGCACGGGATCTGTCGGCCAACCGCCTCGCGCTGGCGCTCCATGTGCCGTCAGGCCGGGTCACCGATATCCTGAACGGCAAGCGCGGCATTTCCCCTGAGACGGCACTGCGGCTGGGGCGCTTTTTCGGCAACAGCCCGCGTTTCTGGCTCAACCTCCAGACGGCCTACGAGCTTGCCATGGCCGAGCGTGAGATCGGCGAACGCGTCGCGGCGGAGGTCCAGCAGGCGCCAGCAGCGGCTTGA
- a CDS encoding PRC-barrel domain-containing protein, with amino-acid sequence MNKTLSAIALSAVVAGAAVPVFAQSSPSAPSAGTSESAPTITAPTPGAATTVPTPDTTAAATPKGTDMRAGDLIGAEVTNSTGEAVGEIEDLVIGPDQKVTGAIVSVGGFLGVGDKLISIALSDIQVTPTKDGEYQVMVSASKDELKALPAVEAN; translated from the coding sequence ATGAACAAGACACTGTCTGCCATCGCCCTGTCGGCCGTGGTTGCCGGCGCCGCCGTACCGGTGTTTGCCCAGTCGTCGCCGAGCGCCCCCAGCGCCGGCACCTCTGAATCAGCGCCGACGATAACCGCGCCGACCCCGGGCGCCGCGACGACCGTGCCGACCCCGGACACGACGGCAGCGGCCACGCCCAAGGGCACTGACATGCGCGCAGGCGATCTGATCGGCGCCGAAGTGACCAATTCGACCGGCGAAGCCGTCGGCGAAATCGAGGACCTGGTGATCGGTCCCGACCAGAAGGTGACCGGTGCGATCGTCTCGGTCGGCGGCTTCCTGGGCGTGGGCGACAAGCTCATCTCGATCGCGCTGAGCGATATCCAGGTGACCCCGACGAAAGACGGCGAGTACCAGGTCATGGTCAGCGCGTCCAAGGATGAGCTGAAGGCCCTGCCGGCGGTCGAAGCAAACTGA
- a CDS encoding TetR/AcrR family transcriptional regulator — MSDIATALPRRTQRDRREATVARLVDATIDSLLAVGYARTSVKEVCLRAGVSHGGLFRHFDTMLDLIMAAAEEVARRQIENAERGLAQAVDGEDPLVTALYRIRDACRAPINAVFYELVVAARTDPLLHRALVGFSTRYADAIAAATARMPGVGKLPPDLLGVIVSSALHLFDGEALTRSVLQFPELEERRMGLLVNLVKSLVRSYAA; from the coding sequence GTGAGCGATATCGCCACGGCTTTGCCGCGCCGGACCCAGCGCGACCGTCGCGAGGCGACGGTGGCCAGGCTGGTGGATGCGACGATCGACTCATTGCTCGCGGTGGGCTACGCCCGTACCTCGGTCAAGGAGGTATGCCTGCGCGCAGGCGTGTCGCACGGCGGGCTGTTCCGGCATTTCGACACGATGCTGGACCTGATCATGGCGGCGGCCGAGGAGGTCGCGCGTCGCCAGATCGAGAATGCCGAGAGGGGGCTGGCCCAGGCGGTCGATGGCGAGGACCCGCTGGTCACGGCCCTGTACCGGATCCGCGACGCCTGCCGCGCGCCCATCAACGCAGTATTCTACGAACTGGTGGTGGCGGCCCGCACCGATCCGCTGCTGCACCGGGCACTGGTCGGGTTCAGCACGCGCTATGCCGATGCCATCGCGGCGGCCACCGCGCGCATGCCGGGGGTGGGCAAGCTGCCGCCCGATCTCCTGGGCGTGATCGTCTCCTCGGCCCTGCACCTGTTTGATGGCGAGGCCCTGACCCGTTCGGTGCTGCAATTTCCCGAACTGGAGGAACGCCGCATGGGACTCCTGGTCAATCTGGTCAAGTCGCTCGTCCGCTCCTATGCGGCCTGA
- a CDS encoding N-acyl-D-amino-acid deacylase family protein, whose translation MAAYDVIIQNGLWFDGTGAAPAQRHLGIRDGRVATVSPEPLSLIGCPEVIDAKGKWVLPGFVDIHTHYDAEILVAPGLNESVRHGVTSVFLGSCSLSTIHADALDCADLFSRVEAIPREHVLSSLERIKTWDTAAGYVRHLESLPLGPNVAAFLGHSDLRAHVMGLGRAVDDRVRPDKTEMRQMESLLEDAIDAGFLGLSSMTTPWDKLDGDRYRSKSLPSTFATWREYRALNKVLRRKGRVLQSAPNTTNPLNGLLFVMESCGFFVRKPLRTSLLVAVDSKSAPSGTLAVQLGSTRLSNTLLRSDLVWQHVPVPFQVYADGIDFVIFEEFGSGRAALHLKDEVERNKLLQNEGYRRAFRRQYEQRFDLRMWKRDFHDTEIVDCPDASVIGKSFGQVADERGAHPVDGFLDLVVAHGQKVRWRMTVANHRPAVLDQVASHPALQMGFADSGAHLRNMAFYNAPIRFLKRVHDAVQAGRPFMSLEQAVHRLTGELAGFYGVDAGTLREGDRADVAVIDPRGLDAAVDVSHEAEMPAFGGLRRMVNDSDAAVAATLVGGRVVFRDAKFAPSFGKSERTGRFLRAGEPRGSVDAPAPVRSSEAA comes from the coding sequence ATGGCCGCCTATGACGTGATCATCCAGAACGGCCTTTGGTTTGATGGCACGGGCGCAGCCCCGGCCCAGCGCCACCTGGGCATCCGTGACGGGCGGGTGGCCACGGTCTCGCCCGAGCCGCTGTCCCTGATCGGTTGCCCCGAGGTGATCGACGCCAAGGGCAAATGGGTGCTGCCCGGCTTCGTCGACATTCATACCCACTACGATGCCGAGATCCTGGTCGCGCCGGGGCTCAACGAGTCGGTGCGCCATGGTGTCACCAGCGTCTTCCTGGGCAGTTGCTCGCTCTCGACCATCCATGCCGACGCGCTCGACTGCGCCGACCTGTTTAGCCGGGTCGAGGCCATTCCGCGCGAACATGTGCTCTCGTCGCTGGAACGCATCAAGACCTGGGACACCGCGGCGGGCTATGTCCGTCATCTGGAATCCCTGCCGCTAGGCCCCAATGTTGCCGCCTTCCTGGGTCATTCCGACCTGCGCGCCCATGTCATGGGCCTGGGCCGCGCGGTCGACGACCGAGTCCGCCCCGACAAGACCGAGATGCGGCAGATGGAGTCCTTGCTGGAGGATGCGATCGACGCGGGCTTCCTGGGGCTCTCCTCGATGACCACGCCGTGGGACAAGCTGGACGGCGACCGCTACCGCTCGAAATCCCTGCCCTCGACCTTCGCCACCTGGCGTGAGTACCGGGCGCTCAACAAGGTGCTGCGGCGCAAGGGGCGGGTGCTGCAGAGCGCGCCCAACACCACCAATCCCCTGAACGGCCTGCTCTTCGTCATGGAAAGCTGCGGCTTCTTCGTGCGCAAGCCCCTGCGCACCTCGCTGCTGGTCGCGGTCGACAGCAAGTCGGCGCCGTCTGGAACCTTGGCGGTTCAACTGGGCAGCACGCGGCTGTCCAATACGCTGTTGCGCAGCGATCTGGTCTGGCAGCACGTGCCCGTGCCGTTCCAGGTCTATGCCGACGGCATCGATTTCGTGATCTTCGAGGAATTCGGCAGCGGCCGCGCCGCCCTGCACCTGAAGGACGAGGTCGAGCGCAACAAGCTGCTGCAGAACGAAGGCTATCGCCGCGCCTTCCGCCGCCAGTACGAGCAACGCTTCGACCTGCGCATGTGGAAACGCGATTTCCACGATACCGAGATCGTCGACTGCCCCGATGCCAGCGTCATCGGCAAATCGTTCGGCCAGGTGGCCGACGAGCGCGGCGCACACCCGGTGGACGGCTTCCTCGATCTGGTCGTCGCCCATGGCCAGAAGGTGCGTTGGCGCATGACCGTGGCCAACCATCGGCCGGCGGTGCTGGACCAGGTCGCATCCCACCCTGCTCTCCAAATGGGCTTTGCCGATTCCGGCGCCCATCTGCGCAACATGGCCTTCTACAATGCCCCGATCCGCTTCCTCAAAAGGGTCCACGACGCGGTGCAGGCGGGCCGGCCCTTCATGTCGCTGGAGCAGGCGGTGCATCGCCTCACCGGCGAACTGGCCGGCTTCTATGGCGTCGACGCGGGAACCCTGCGCGAGGGTGATCGCGCCGATGTCGCAGTGATCGATCCCCGGGGCCTCGATGCCGCCGTCGATGTCAGCCATGAGGCCGAGATGCCGGCCTTCGGCGGGTTGCGGCGCATGGTGAACGACAGTGATGCCGCGGTCGCCGCCACCCTGGTCGGTGGCCGGGTGGTGTTCCGCGACGCCAAATTCGCCCCGTCCTTCGGCAAGAGCGAGCGCACCGGTCGCTTCCTGCGGGCAGGCGAGCCGCGCGGCAGCGTTGATGCCCCCGCCCCGGTACGATCCAGCGAGGCCGCGTGA
- a CDS encoding tetratricopeptide repeat protein gives MLKDARGSDVTTDNPVAVAAIDRMVDHWLGYGQGATAIFEGIAADPRCVLAQTQGAVLNLFMESAAGRRAAQPYLAKARLHADKASRREQLYLFAVEAWAKGDADLAIRLHTEIAAQWPRDLGNVKLAQYHQFNRGDAAGMLALIEAVMAQNRDDPHAHGMRAFALEECHRLRDAEIAGRFAVELRRREPWAHHAVAHVMETEGRIDEGIDWLEAHAETWDDCNSFMLTHNWWHLALFHLDRDDTAHVLGLYDQRIWGVWKEYSQDQVNAVATLWRLEMRGVDVGARWHDVAHHIAGRESDHVEPFLDLHYLYALARAGLETQAARFLASLEDHAAQARRHCRRAWGDVALPLARGILDHARGRFEAAAEAIGPLLPRLAQIGGSHAQRDLFVQTFIDSGLRARRGTALSPLLADRARRRPTVAQHFRDLGRLARIEGAMARAADADHRAEALARSYAA, from the coding sequence ATGCTGAAGGACGCGCGCGGCAGTGACGTGACCACGGACAATCCCGTAGCGGTCGCCGCGATCGATCGCATGGTCGATCACTGGCTGGGCTATGGCCAGGGCGCCACGGCGATCTTCGAGGGGATCGCCGCCGACCCGCGCTGCGTCCTGGCCCAGACCCAGGGCGCGGTGCTGAACCTGTTCATGGAATCGGCGGCCGGCCGACGGGCGGCGCAGCCCTACCTGGCCAAGGCGCGGCTCCATGCCGACAAGGCCAGCCGGCGCGAGCAGCTCTATCTCTTCGCGGTCGAGGCCTGGGCCAAGGGCGATGCCGACCTGGCGATCCGCCTGCATACCGAGATCGCCGCGCAATGGCCGCGCGACCTGGGCAATGTGAAACTCGCCCAGTATCATCAGTTCAACCGCGGCGATGCCGCGGGCATGCTGGCCCTGATCGAGGCGGTGATGGCGCAGAACCGCGATGATCCTCATGCCCACGGCATGCGTGCCTTCGCGCTCGAGGAATGCCACCGCCTGCGCGATGCCGAGATCGCCGGCCGTTTCGCCGTCGAACTGCGCCGGCGCGAACCTTGGGCCCATCATGCCGTCGCCCATGTCATGGAAACCGAAGGCCGCATCGACGAAGGCATCGACTGGCTGGAGGCCCATGCCGAGACCTGGGACGACTGCAATTCCTTCATGCTCACCCATAATTGGTGGCACCTGGCGCTGTTCCATCTCGACCGCGACGATACCGCCCACGTCCTGGGCCTTTACGATCAGCGCATCTGGGGCGTGTGGAAGGAATATTCCCAGGATCAGGTGAATGCGGTCGCGACCCTGTGGCGCCTGGAAATGCGCGGCGTCGATGTCGGCGCGCGCTGGCACGATGTCGCCCATCACATCGCCGGCCGCGAAAGCGACCATGTCGAGCCGTTCCTCGACCTGCACTATCTCTATGCCCTGGCGCGGGCCGGGCTGGAGACGCAGGCGGCGCGGTTCCTGGCCAGTCTCGAGGATCACGCGGCGCAGGCGAGGCGGCACTGCCGGCGCGCTTGGGGCGATGTCGCCCTGCCGCTGGCGCGCGGCATCCTCGACCATGCGCGCGGCCGGTTCGAGGCCGCGGCGGAGGCGATCGGGCCGCTGCTGCCGCGGCTGGCTCAGATCGGCGGCAGCCACGCCCAGCGCGATCTCTTCGTCCAGACCTTCATCGATTCCGGTCTGCGTGCCCGCCGGGGCACGGCACTGAGCCCCTTGCTGGCCGATCGCGCCCGCCGCCGCCCGACCGTGGCCCAGCATTTCCGCGATCTCGGCCGGCTGGCGCGGATCGAAGGCGCGATGGCGCGCGCCGCCGATGCGGACCATCGAGCCGAAGCCCTGGCCCGTTCCTACGCCGCCTGA
- a CDS encoding FAD:protein FMN transferase: MTADGKGPDRRFVLGLAAAGCAGLALGADIVLARRPEASMVRRSGLAFGTTVSVTLVDDGAAAIEPAFEAAFAAIRAIERAANLFDPGSEIARLNRDGRLDHPSADFLAMVRFALHLAEATDGAFDPTVQPIWCAWRDAHLQGRMPDAATLAAAVTRVGYRAVRVAEAAVAFAGNGMGLTLNALAQGLATDRVMAAVAACGIRNAFIDTGELGARGGRPNRGPWRVGIADPRAVGRLLTEFSLADRRFVATSADNQTFWTPDFAEHHIVEPWSGHSPRALAECAIVASSGLMADGLSTAAMVVGPARVGDLLALDPGAIAYLVDKAGRTAALGPGIGAV; the protein is encoded by the coding sequence ATGACAGCGGATGGCAAGGGGCCCGACCGGCGCTTCGTCCTGGGCTTGGCGGCGGCGGGCTGTGCCGGCCTGGCGCTCGGCGCCGACATCGTCTTGGCCCGCCGTCCCGAGGCGAGCATGGTCCGGCGTTCGGGCCTTGCCTTCGGCACGACCGTCTCGGTTACGCTGGTCGACGATGGCGCGGCGGCAATCGAACCGGCCTTCGAGGCTGCCTTCGCCGCCATCCGCGCGATCGAGCGGGCGGCCAACCTGTTCGATCCGGGCTCGGAGATCGCCCGCCTCAACCGCGACGGGCGGCTGGACCACCCCTCGGCCGATTTCCTGGCCATGGTCCGCTTCGCGCTGCACCTGGCGGAAGCAACCGATGGCGCCTTCGACCCGACCGTCCAGCCGATCTGGTGCGCCTGGCGGGACGCCCACCTGCAGGGCCGCATGCCCGATGCGGCCACCCTGGCGGCCGCGGTCACCCGGGTCGGCTACCGCGCGGTCAGGGTGGCGGAGGCGGCGGTCGCCTTCGCCGGCAACGGCATGGGGCTGACCCTGAATGCGCTGGCCCAGGGCCTGGCGACCGATCGGGTGATGGCCGCCGTTGCCGCCTGCGGAATCCGCAACGCCTTCATCGACACCGGCGAACTGGGAGCCCGTGGCGGCCGGCCGAATCGCGGGCCGTGGCGGGTCGGGATCGCCGACCCGCGCGCCGTGGGCCGTCTGCTGACCGAATTTTCCCTGGCCGACCGCCGTTTCGTCGCCACCTCGGCCGACAACCAGACCTTCTGGACCCCGGACTTCGCCGAACACCATATCGTCGAACCCTGGTCGGGCCACAGCCCGCGTGCGCTCGCCGAATGTGCCATCGTCGCCTCCAGCGGGCTGATGGCGGACGGCCTGTCGACGGCGGCCATGGTGGTCGGCCCCGCCCGGGTCGGTGACCTGCTCGCGCTCGATCCGGGGGCGATCGCTTATCTCGTCGACAAGGCCGGCCGGACCGCCGCCCTAGGCCCCGGCATCGGGGCAGTCTGA